CGTCATGCTTTTGATATTTCCTTCAATCCCATCGGGGTCTTTCACCTCTTGACCTAACATCTGATAGCCCCCGCACAAGCCGACAACTTGTCCCCCACGGCGCACATGGGCCTTGATATCAATGTCCCAGCCTTGTTCCTTTACAAAGGACAAGTCAGCCAAAGTTGCCTTGGAACCGGGCAAAAGCACCAAATCTGCATCCCCTGGCAAGGCTTGGCCTGCCTCAATAATTTCCACCTGTACATCAGCTTCTGCCCGCAAAGGGTCAAGGTCATCAAAATTGGCAATGCGGGAAAAACGCGGAACCATAATCTTGATCGGTTTCTCCACAGAAGCCTTCTTGCGATTATCCAGACTCATCGCATCTTCATCAGGTAAGAGCTTGGCCTTAGGGAAAAATGGTACGACACCGAAACAGGCTTGATCGCACGTTTCTTCAATGATATCCAGCGCTGAATTAAACAGGCTGACATCACCGCGAAACTTATTGATCAGATAGCCTTTGGTGCGTGCCTTTTCACTCTCGCTAATCAGCTGGTGGGTGCCAACGATAGAGGCAATGACCCCGCCGCGATCAATATCACCGATCAAAATCACCGGAATATCGGCAGCCTCCGCAAAGCCCATATTGGCAATGTCAGAAGCCCGCAGATTCACTTCTGCGGCACTGCCTGCCCCTTCCACCAAGATTAAATCGGCTGTTTCTCCCAGTTTATGGAAGCTTTCCAACACCTTGGGCATCAGGCTGGGCTTGAGTTTGGTATAATCACGAGCAGACGCATTGCCGAGCACTTCACCCTGCACCACCACTTGGGAGCCCACATCACTTTGCGGCTTTAAAAGAACCGGGTTCATATGAACCGTTAAGTCCAATCCACAAGCACGCGCCTGTAAAGCCTGAGCACGCCCGATTTCGCCGCCCTCAACCGTCACAGCGGCATTATTGGACATGTTTTGTGGCTTAAACGGAGCAACTTTTAAGCCACGACGCACATAGGCACGACACAGACCCGCCACCAAAAGCGACTTGCCCACATCAGAACCCGTGCCTTGAAACATCAAGGCTTTGGGGGAATGAACCATTTTTATTGCATTTCCAGCGCAGATAAGGTGGAACGCAAATTATCAGCTGCTGGATCGCTGACCATATTTTCCAGAACAATCTGGCGCGGGGTTACAGGTTGTCCATAAAGAGTCTGATTAAAATCATCCCGTTTGGCAAACACAGAGCCCTCAATCGCCCCACCGCCAAACAGGCCCCGGTCCAAAGAAAAGGCCACGATATCAGCCCCCATGGCTGTTGTAGCCGCACCTTCAACACTGCCGCCAAACATACCAACAACAACACCAGCTTCGGCTCCGGCCTTAAACTGATCTTGCAAAATGGCTTCCATCCCCACATGGGTGCGAATCACCAAAATCATCTGGCTGTCTTTTAAGCCAATTTGAAAACCGACACTACCGCCCCCAATGGTATAAAAGGCCGGATAGCTCCATGTGCCATCCTGTCTTTTTGCCAATAAGACCGCATTGCCATATTCCGCCCCAAGGATAAAGCCGCCTTTGAGCAAACGGGGAATGATCACCACACCGACTGCATTTTTAAAAGCCTCGTCCAGCTCTTTATATTGTTTAGAGCCAATGACATGACGTGCTGTGGCTTCGGCCTCCAACAAAATCTGGATGGCATCTTGTTCAACTGCTTCTGCCTTGGAAAAAGACAAGAGCGTCATACAGGCACAAATTGCAGCCAAAAAGCGTTTCATCGGTGTAATCCTTTTTCAGGTGATCTTTTCTTTAGCTATCAAAGATGCCTCATAAACCTAAAGAAATCCCTAAAATTCAACACCCGGCTGGGCCTTGATCCCGCTTCTGAAGGGGTGTTTTACCAAAGTCATTTCTGTTGCCAGTTCCGCCACATCCAGCAACTTTTCAGAAGCATGACGCCCGGTCAGCACCACATGGACCAGTTCCGGACGATTGTTCAGGCACTCAATGACCTCATCCTCATTGATATAGTCATAACGCATAGCCACATTGATCTCATCCAGGATCACCATGCGATATTCCCCGCTTTCAATCATCTCTTTGGCTGCTGCCCAGGCTTTTTGAGCCGCAGCGATATCACGCTCTTTATCCTGTGTTTCCCAGGTAAAGCCTTCACCCATCGCCTTAAAGGTGACAAGATCGGGAAAACCTTCAAAGACCTTGCGCTCTGCCGTATCCCAGGCCCCTTTGATAAACTGGATGACCCCAACTTTGAAACCATGCCCGACACAGCGCAACGCCATACCAAAGGCAGAAGACGACTTGCCCTTACCTTTACCGGTATGAACAATCACAAGCCCTTTTTCATCAACCTTTTTTTCCATCATACGGTCACGGGCGGCTTTCTTTTTCGCCATTTTACTGGCGTGGCGTTCCAGGTCTTCTTCGGACATGTCTAAGTTCCTTTAATCCAAACTATTTTGAATCAATATAAGTTTCGTTTGTTTTTTCGCAATCTTCAATTCACTTTCATGATACATCTGATATATTAGCGCCTTATTATTTATAAATAGGATAATGGATATGCGCGTTCTTTTTTCTTTTCTGGCTCTAGTGCTCATAAGCAAAACAGCCTTTGCCCTTGAAGTTCAAAAAGTCACCGATGATGTTTACGCCCTTATCGGGGAGAAAAAGCAACGTTCTGCCAGCAACCTTGCCAATAATGCGACCTTTGGCGTTGTCCTTACCAAAGACGGTATTGTGCTGATGGACCCCGGCGGCAGCTTTAAAGGGGCACAAGTCATTCATGAAACTATCAAGACCATCACCGACAAACCCGTTAAGATCGTGGTGAATACAGGGGGACAGGACCATCGCTGGCTCGGCAACAGCTATTGGAAAGCCCAAGGTGCCCAAATCATTGCCTCCAACGCCGCTGTGGAAGATCATAAAGAACGCGAATCCATGCATTTCACAGCATTGCGCAATTTCTTAGGCAGCGGTCTGGACGGTACCGAAGCCGTTTATGCGGACACGACTTTTGATGATTTCCACACATTCAGTCTGGGTGGCATGAGCTTTGAAATCCACCATAAAGGCCAGGCCCATACACCGGGCGATAGCTTTGTCTGGCTGAAAGAAAAAAACACCCTATTTAGCGGTGATATTATCTATGTTGAACGTATCCTTGGCATCGGCGGCATGTCCCATAGCGGATCATGGATTGAAGTTTTTGAAGCTTTGGCCGAATTCAATCCAAAACACATCATCCCCGGTCATGGTCATGCCACAACACTGGAAAAAGCCAAGGCCGATACCCATGCCTATTTGTTAAATATCCGTAATAAAATGCGGGCCCATATTGATGACGGCCATGACATCATGACAGCCCCCAAGATTGACCAGTCTGCCTTTAGCTATCTAGAGCAATTTTCTTCGCTGGCAGGACGCAACGCCCAGCAGGTCTTTACCGAGATGGAATGGGAGTAAGCCTCTCTTCGGTTATTCCCAACTTGATTGGGAATCTCCATCCATTCACAACAAGATCCCCGCCTGCGCGAGGATGACAGCAACTTTAAATAATCGCAATGAAGGCGACAAAGGCCGCATTCAAGATACAGGCAACCGCATATGCTTGTAAGGCACGCTTGATATCTTTTGCCACCACACGGGCACGGCCATCACCGATCCATTCGTCATTGACCTGACCTTCACGATATTTGCGCGGGCCAGCCAAGGCAATATCCAACGCCCCGGCCATGGCCCCTTCCGGCCAGCCAGCATTAGGGGAACGGTGTTTGCGCGCATCACGCACCATGGTTTTTAAGGATTTCCAAGGGCTTGACGTTGGAATGAAGAGCGATCCCAGGCAAATCCAGACCCCGGCCAATCGAGCAGGGATCAAGTTTAAAATGTCATCAAGGCGCGCGGCAGTAAAACCAAAGGCTTTATAGCGATCTGACTTATGACCAATCATGGAATCCATGGTGTTGACCGCCTTATAGACCAACAAGCCGGGAAAGCCGAACAAGACATACCAAAATACCGGGGCAACCACCGCATCCCCGAAGTTTTCCGCCAAAGATTCAATGGCCGCACGCGCCACCCCATGTTCATCCAGCTGGTCCGGGTCCCGCCCGACAATATGGCTCACCGCTTCGCGCCCGGCAGATAAACCATTTTTATGCAAAGCTTGCCCCACCCGGCGCACATACATGAACAAACTACGCTGGGCCACCAACGAAATGGTCAAAAACAGCTCCAGCACCCAACCAAAGGGATAATTCTGCCCCAGCCAGGCCACAGCCAACCCAATGACCCAACATAAGGCAACAATAAAAGCCACCACGACAAAGCCGCGAATAGAACGGTTAAGATCAGAACGGCTGTCCCGGTTCAGCTTTTTTTCCAAAAAGGAAATCAAATCGCCAATCCAGACCACAGGATGTTTAACAATCCGAAACAACCGATCCATATCCCCAACATAAACATCAAGGGCCAGCGCAGCCAATAACAGCCACAAAGGGTCATAGGTTTCAAAGGAGATCAGGGCATCTGTGCCAATCATTACTCGGCTGCTTTCAAATCTGTATTCAGGGCTTCAAGGGTTTCCTCGCTATATACCTGAATTCCATTTTCTTGCAACAAGGCAGCGCTTATCCCCTGCCCTTTTATGGTCCGGCCTGAAAAATGACCGTCATAAATCTCATTGCTCCCACAAGAGGGGCTGCGTTCTTTCAACAGGGCAAAACGGATATGATGGGTTTGGGCCAAATGCAAGACAGCTTGCGCCCCAGCCTGAAAAGCAGCTGTAAAATCCTGACCTTCTTTGGTCAACACATGTCCAGTCTGCATATCATATTCACAAGGGGAACGTGGCACAGGCAAGCCGCCCGCCACTTCCGGGCAAATGGCAACCAGACGGCCTTCTTCCTGCCAACGCTGAATATAGGGATGGTTCAGACGCTTTTGCCGCCCATCATAGCGCACGACCTCCCCATAAAGGCAGGCACTGATGAGGATTTTTTCCACCGCAGCTTAATCCCGTTCCCGTCGGTTCAGTGATTTTTTACGCGCTGCAGCCGCCTTGTCATGGGCTTCGGCACGTTTTTTCAAGGTTCGCATGTTTTTACGTCGGGATTCTTCAGCGATCAGAGCTTCCACATGGCGCCCCTGAAACATTTTAATACCGTTATCACGACCAAATTCAATGGATTCTTCTGTATCACAACGCGACATAATGATCCGGTCAGCCCCCGTCAGCATAATCTGGCGGATCACCCGGTCAGTCAAGTCATGCCCGCCATTGACAATATCCGGCGACCAGATCAGCTTGATCATATCGGCCTCAAGGCGTTCACGATCAATAAAAGGCAAGGTCTTATAATTCACCCCGTCAATACAGATGCGATAACCACGTTCTTTGACAAACTCACGGGCAAACAGATAGGCATTGAGATCGCTAAAAATATCGAGTTGTTGCAATTCCAAAACAATGTTGCCGCGCATGGCTGCAATCACATTTTCATCAAACCGCATAAAATCAGCCGATAAAAGCGTCGCCACATTCAGATTAATGCTGATATCACCTGTAATATCGCGATCTTCCGTGCGGGAAAGCAAAGACAGCACCCGGCGGTCCAGTGTTTCGGTCAAATGCTGGAAGAGCCAGGGTGATGACGTCAAATTCACACCGGGCAGCAAGGTTTCACGCAAATCGTTGATTGAGATAAACAGCTCGCTAAATTGTTGCGTCGGGATCATCTGCGGGCCATCGACCGAACAGACATATTGACGACGCACCATATTGGTCAAATCCGCAACCTTCAGTGCTTCGACCACCCGGTCCAGAATACGCGGGGTCATACGTTCCCCACTATCCTGCTTGGCCATCAGTGCTGCCTTGACATCCTGAGTGCGACTACCACTTTTTTGCGCGTTATTTTGGTTTTCTACCTGTTTGCGCGCCATATTGACGATGGTTTCATAATCGCCTTGCACATCATACCAGGTGCTGAAACCTTTTCCGTTGATTTCTTCTTCTGATAACAGCGGGTCATCGCCAAAGAGGAATTTCACCTTATCAATGGCTTGTTCCACCTGCCCCATGGCTTCGGTTTTAAAAACGAAAATAATATCCGCATTATCAAAAACAAAAATCTGACCCAGCAGTTCCTTGACCATCCCTTCAAAAGCATCCGCTGCCACGCGGATATGATGTTCACGACGGTTAAAAGGGCGCAGTTTAGACAGGTGAAAATGCACCATTTCACGGCCTTGGCGATGGTGTTCTAAGCGGCGGATATAATCTAAAAAGAGGCTTTCCTGATTTTGTGCACTCATGGCCCTATACCCCTTTGACCGCAGAGGCGGTTTTTTGTGTCATCGCCCCGACAAGGCGATCAACAAAGAAGCCTTGAAAACGCTGAACACCCAGTTGAAGGCCAAAACGGATTGCCTCTTCACTATCAACCAGTGAAATAATCACCTTTTCAACCCCGATACTGTGGATCAATTCACGCATTTCAGCCAAGCCTTCCTTGGTTGCTGACCCGCCAAGACGATCCCCCCAGGCGATCTTGTAAAAATCTGCTTTGAGCATAGACGGATCAAAATAATCCATAACCAGTGGCTGTACACTGTCGATCAACACTTTATAGCCACGGGCCTGCAACTGATCACGCGCAGCTTCATAAGCAAAAATATTGGAAAACACATCTACGGGCTGCAATTCAATAATCACACGATGGGCCTGTTCCCCAACAAAATGATCAAACAGCTGAAAATCTTTGCTTTGGATGGTTTGGATATTCAAATTCAAGCTGATATTTTTCGGCAAATCATCCATGGACTGGCTGCGTAACATATGCAGGACGCGCTGATCCAAAATTGTTGTTAAATATTGAAACAACCAACGATCGGCCAACAAGTCGATTTTTGGGGCCACCACCTTGCGCAAATCCGCAATGGAAACAAAATATTCGCGAAACAACAATTGCCCCTGCCCGCTTGCCCCGATCTGCACCGCAGACTGGTGGCGCATCAACGGGCGGGCATCCAGTTTACGAAAAGAACGGGCCAGTTGATCCAAGTTTTTGGGTGTCAGCTTGTCATCATCCATGGAAACGGCACCAAATTCCAGAGACTGGCGCTTTCCTGCCAAAACCGTCGTGACAACAGCCTCTTTAAAATAGGGGAAATCCTCTTCCAGATCATACCAGGTTGAAAACGCTTCTTCTCCGCTGATATCACGCCGTTCAATAAGCGGATCAGCCTTAAACATGGAACGAATGGAACTTAAGGCCCGATCAATTTCTTCCACTTTATTGTTGGGGCATGTCAGAACAATATCAAAATTACCCAACGTAAACAGTTCCGACATATGGGTAATGGTGATGGCATCAAAGGCGCGTTCTGCAATCCGGATATAATCCGGTTTCTTGTTGGTACGCTGTAATTTGGACAGATGGATATGGATAGCACAATGCCCTGTCGGCTTTTTTTCCAGAATTTGTAAATTTTCCAGCAGCTTGTTTTCCGGCCCATTGGTATCGGCCCGGACCGCCTGCATGATCTGAGCATCCGTTAGTTTTTGCACCATTTTTATTTATACCCGCCCAAATAGGTTCTATCTGTTATTCCATTGACTGTACCATAGCGAGGAAACGGTTCATAAAAAATTAAAATTATCTATGTTTTTCCCCCCCCAGATGGTAAATGAACCCGACGTCGATTTATAAAAGGGGAGAAGACCCGTGCATATGCGTAAACGGATTTTGGTCACTGGTGGGGCTGGCTTTTTAGGCTCACATCTTTGCGAACGTTTGCTGAAAGAGGGTCATGACGTTATTTGCGCCGATAATTTCTTTACAGGCAGCAAAGACAACATCCGCCATTTGTTGGATAACCCCTATTTTGAACTGATGCGCCACGACATCACCTTCCCACTCTATGTGGAAGTGGATGAAATTTATAATCTGGCTTGTCCAGCCTCCCCCATCCATTATCAACATGACCCGGTTGCAACGACAAAAACCAGTGTTCATGGGGCCATTAACGTGTTGGGGCTGGCCAAACGTGTGGGGGCAAAAGTTTTTCAGGCATCTACCAGCGAAGTTTACGGTGATCCGGAAATTCATCCTCAACCGGAAGAATATCGCGGCAATGTGAACCCCATCGGGCCGCGTGCCTGTTATGACGAAGGCAAACGCTGCGCAGAAACCCTGTTTTTTGATTATCACCGCCAACATGGAGTCAGCATTCGTGTCGGGCGTATTTTCAATACCTATGGCCCACGCATGCACCCAAATGATGGTCGTGTTGTCTCCAACTTCATCATGCAATCCCTGCGCAACGAACCCATCACCATTTACGGGGATGGGTTACAAACACGTTCTTTCTGTTACTGTGATGATCTGATCGAAGGCTTTATTCGCCTGATGGCTGCTGATGACACCCTTACAGGCCCAATCAATTTAGGTAACCCGGGGGAATTCACCATCAAGCAACTGGCTGAAATGGTAATTGATATGACAGGGTCAAAATCCACCCTAACCTTTGAAGACCTGCCGGTCGATGACCCCATGCAGCGCAAGCCCATTATTGATAAGGCACAGAAACATCTGGGATGGGAACCCACCATCAAGCTGGAAGACGGTTTGAAAAAGACCATCGCCTATTTTGAAAAGATGGTGTGAATACCAGCCTTAAAATAGGTTAATAACGGCGGTAAGTCTGGCCTTCCAGAAAACGTATTGTTTCAGCAACGCTTTCCCAATGGCTTTGTTCAGCCTTTTCCTTAGCCCCTTTATACCCAAGGGCCTTGACCAGTAATTGGGCAAGTTCGTCTATACGTTTTTTTTGTTGTGGGTGGCTGTAACGGTTCGCACGCGATGTGGCAAGAGTTGTGAACATAGCATTCCCCTTTGTTGAAGCCTCAACGATCAGATAATCTGCAAATTCCCTTTGCTTTTTTACAGCTCTTTTCTCTAAATCTGACCCGTTTCATGGAGCCTTATCTGTGCTTGAGTTAGGAAAATTGTGCAAAACGATGCGGGGCATCGGTTAAGCAAATTGACGCGACACAAGCACAGATAAGGCCCACCAGAGGCGTTTATCTTAAACAATGTGGAAGGCGGCACCTTCCATTTGCGGTGAATAACACCGCCACATGCAAGTTTTCTACCCACATTGTTTAAGATAAACGTGAAAGCGGGTCAGATTTAGAGAAAAGAGCTGTAATATCTTCATAAAAAGAATATAAACGTTTCGATTCAGTTTCAATATTTAAATGCAAAAAAGCCCCAACAAATTGTATGGGGCTTTTTTAAACATACGACATACAGATAAACCTTTAGGTCACATTGCGAAATTCATCTTGCATGAACCGAAGTTCTTCTGCGACATTAAACATCTGAAATTCCATCGCAGTACAGATGGCGTCGTTATACCCGAGGCTGAGTACAAGCTGTTCGGCATAGCTGCGGACTTGGGTTTGGTTTTGCTGGCTCAGCAGATTCATTTCGCTTTCAATATTCAACATGGTTGACCTCTTTAAGGGCATCTGTTTTGTACCTTCTTTAGTAAACCATGAAATTATTGCGCCGTTTTTTCCGCTTTCTGTTTATTTATTTCGAAATATTTCCAACATTCACTCATCACTCCTCTTTCATGGCGACAAAAGGCAGGCTATAAAGAAGTCACTTGGAATTCGAATGCAAAGCACTTAATGCCATGGATTTAAAAGCCCTTTTTGAGAGCGAACTGGACCGCCACGAAACGGCCCTGAACCAGACACGTCAACAGCTTGCCACACCCTTTACCCAATGGGTTGAACTGGCTATTTCCTGCCTGAAACAAGATGGGAAAATCATTTTCTTTGGCAATGGCGGCAGTGCTTCAGATGCCCAGCATCTCGCAACAGAACTAACTGTGCGCTATGTTAAAAACAGACAGGCACTGGCTGCTTTGGCATTAACAACAGATACCTCTTCCCTGACCGCCATTGGAAATGATTTTGGCTTTGAATATCTTTTTTCCCGTCAAATCGAAGCCCTGTGTCGCCCCAATGATCTGGTCATTGGCATTTCCACATCAGGCACCAGCCCCAATGTTATCAAAGCCTTAAAGGCTGCTCAAAAGATCGGGGCGAAAACAGTTGGCATGGGCGGGCGAAGCGGGGGTGATTTACCAGCTTTGTGCGATATCAGCCTGATTGTCCCCCATGAAGAAACCGCACGCATTCAGGAAATGCATATCACACTGGGCCATGCCTTTTGTCAGGCCCTTGAGAATGAATTTGGAAATTAGGCCGTAAAAACTCATGTCCGAACATGCCCATCTCATTGATTTGATTCAATCCGCCGCCGATGTCGAAATCCTGTGTGTCGGTGATATTATGCTGGATCGTTTCATCTACGGTTCTGTTGAGCGTATTTCACCAGAAGCCCCTATCCCCGTGCTGAAAATTGATCGTGAAGACGCCATGCTGGGCGGGGCGGGAAATGTAGTGCGCAATCTCCTGAGCCTTGGGGCACAAGCGCGTTTTTGTGGTGTTGTTGGTGAAGATGAAGCTGGGCGAAATGTTGGTAGTCTGCTCAATGAAGATGACAATTGCTGTGCCAACCTGTTGCTTGATACAAACCGCCCAACTTCTGTCAAAACCCGTTTCATGGCCTCTAATCAGCAGATGCTGCGCGCAGATAGCGAAAATACAGCCCCGCTTGATCAAAGCCAACAAGACGATTTGCTCTTGGATGTCGCTGAAAGCCTGGGGACAGCCCGCGTCATGGTCCTCTCAGATTATGGTAAAGGGGTATTAGACGGCGAAACCCCAACCCATTTGATCAATCTGGCAAAAAAAGCCGGCATTGCGGTCATTGTTGATCCAAAGGGCACAGATTATTCCAAATATCGCGGCGCCACACTCGTAACCCCAAACCGTAAAGAACTGTGTGAAGCCAGCCGCATGAAATGTGACGATGATGCCTCTATCGTGGCCGCAGCGCGCCATATTATTGAAAGCTGTGGCATTGAAAATGTGCTGGCGACCCGCTCCCAGGACGGAATGACACTTGTCACCAATAAAGGAGAAGTCGTGCACTTGCCAACCGAAGCACGCGAAGTCTTTGATGTATCCGGTGCCGGTGATACCGTGGTGGCAAGCCTTGCGCTAGCTCTGGCCCAAAAAGCCTCTTTAAGTGACGGGGCCAAACTTGCCAATATCGCTGCGGGCATTGTCGTGGCAAAGATTGGCACCGCCAGTGTTTATAGTGAAGAATTGATCGAAGCCCTGCATCATCAGGACCTGTCACAAGCCGAAGCCAAAATCATTCAGAAAGAAACCGCCAAAGACCGCATCCAGCGCTGGCAGGCTCAGGGGAAAACCGTTGGATTTACGAATGGTTGTTTTGATTTGCTTCATCCCGGTCACATTTCGCTTCTCAAACAATCGGCTAATCAGTGCGACAAACTCATCGTTGGGCTTAATAGCGATGCTTCTGTCAAACGCTTGAAAGGGGATGAGCGCCCCTTGCAAAGCGAAATGGCACGTGCCACGGTACTGTCTTCACTAGCCTGTGTCGATATGGTGGTGATTTTTGATGAAGACACACCGTTGGAACTTCTCTCCTGCCTGCTGCCAGACGTTCTGGTGAAAGGGGCTGATTACACCATTGATCAAGTGGTCGGGGCTGAGCTAATCCAGCAAAATGGTGGTTGTGTCTTCCTTGCCCAACTCGAAGATGGTTTTTCAACGACCAATACGGTCAATAAGATGAAATCCACCTAAACTCTGTTATTTTTGCCCAATCACCTCACGATAGGCATGCCAGGTGGCGTGTCCAATCAGGGGGAAGGCAAGGATCAAGCCAAAGCCTGTGATTAAGCCCGCAAACATAATCAAGGTAATGATCACTGCCCATAGAACCATCGTCTTGAAATTCAGCACAACCGCATAAGCACTGGTCAACATGGCCGGGATCAGAAGCGTTTTGCGATCAATCATCAAGGGCAAGGAAAACGCCCCGGTCAGGAAGATCAAACTGGCAAAGATGCTGCCCAGCCCTGTAATCATCAGGGCAAAATGCAATCCCTCCATGCTAAAGGCCCGTTCCACAATCAGCGGCCAGTCAGGGCTGATACCGGGAAAGGCAATGGCAAACAGGGTAAAAGACAGCCTGATCCAAACC
This sequence is a window from Terasakiella sp. SH-1. Protein-coding genes within it:
- a CDS encoding UDP-glucuronic acid decarboxylase family protein, whose protein sequence is MRKRILVTGGAGFLGSHLCERLLKEGHDVICADNFFTGSKDNIRHLLDNPYFELMRHDITFPLYVEVDEIYNLACPASPIHYQHDPVATTKTSVHGAINVLGLAKRVGAKVFQASTSEVYGDPEIHPQPEEYRGNVNPIGPRACYDEGKRCAETLFFDYHRQHGVSIRVGRIFNTYGPRMHPNDGRVVSNFIMQSLRNEPITIYGDGLQTRSFCYCDDLIEGFIRLMAADDTLTGPINLGNPGEFTIKQLAEMVIDMTGSKSTLTFEDLPVDDPMQRKPIIDKAQKHLGWEPTIKLEDGLKKTIAYFEKMV
- the cobO gene encoding cob(I)yrinic acid a,c-diamide adenosyltransferase, producing MSEEDLERHASKMAKKKAARDRMMEKKVDEKGLVIVHTGKGKGKSSSAFGMALRCVGHGFKVGVIQFIKGAWDTAERKVFEGFPDLVTFKAMGEGFTWETQDKERDIAAAQKAWAAAKEMIESGEYRMVILDEINVAMRYDYINEDEVIECLNNRPELVHVVLTGRHASEKLLDVAELATEMTLVKHPFRSGIKAQPGVEF
- a CDS encoding MBL fold metallo-hydrolase, producing MRVLFSFLALVLISKTAFALEVQKVTDDVYALIGEKKQRSASNLANNATFGVVLTKDGIVLMDPGGSFKGAQVIHETIKTITDKPVKIVVNTGGQDHRWLGNSYWKAQGAQIIASNAAVEDHKERESMHFTALRNFLGSGLDGTEAVYADTTFDDFHTFSLGGMSFEIHHKGQAHTPGDSFVWLKEKNTLFSGDIIYVERILGIGGMSHSGSWIEVFEALAEFNPKHIIPGHGHATTLEKAKADTHAYLLNIRNKMRAHIDDGHDIMTAPKIDQSAFSYLEQFSSLAGRNAQQVFTEMEWE
- a CDS encoding EAL domain-containing protein, giving the protein MSAQNQESLFLDYIRRLEHHRQGREMVHFHLSKLRPFNRREHHIRVAADAFEGMVKELLGQIFVFDNADIIFVFKTEAMGQVEQAIDKVKFLFGDDPLLSEEEINGKGFSTWYDVQGDYETIVNMARKQVENQNNAQKSGSRTQDVKAALMAKQDSGERMTPRILDRVVEALKVADLTNMVRRQYVCSVDGPQMIPTQQFSELFISINDLRETLLPGVNLTSSPWLFQHLTETLDRRVLSLLSRTEDRDITGDISINLNVATLLSADFMRFDENVIAAMRGNIVLELQQLDIFSDLNAYLFAREFVKERGYRICIDGVNYKTLPFIDRERLEADMIKLIWSPDIVNGGHDLTDRVIRQIMLTGADRIIMSRCDTEESIEFGRDNGIKMFQGRHVEALIAEESRRKNMRTLKKRAEAHDKAAAARKKSLNRRERD
- a CDS encoding EAL domain-containing protein, whose product is MVQKLTDAQIMQAVRADTNGPENKLLENLQILEKKPTGHCAIHIHLSKLQRTNKKPDYIRIAERAFDAITITHMSELFTLGNFDIVLTCPNNKVEEIDRALSSIRSMFKADPLIERRDISGEEAFSTWYDLEEDFPYFKEAVVTTVLAGKRQSLEFGAVSMDDDKLTPKNLDQLARSFRKLDARPLMRHQSAVQIGASGQGQLLFREYFVSIADLRKVVAPKIDLLADRWLFQYLTTILDQRVLHMLRSQSMDDLPKNISLNLNIQTIQSKDFQLFDHFVGEQAHRVIIELQPVDVFSNIFAYEAARDQLQARGYKVLIDSVQPLVMDYFDPSMLKADFYKIAWGDRLGGSATKEGLAEMRELIHSIGVEKVIISLVDSEEAIRFGLQLGVQRFQGFFVDRLVGAMTQKTASAVKGV
- a CDS encoding DUF523 domain-containing protein; protein product: MEKILISACLYGEVVRYDGRQKRLNHPYIQRWQEEGRLVAICPEVAGGLPVPRSPCEYDMQTGHVLTKEGQDFTAAFQAGAQAVLHLAQTHHIRFALLKERSPSCGSNEIYDGHFSGRTIKGQGISAALLQENGIQVYSEETLEALNTDLKAAE
- a CDS encoding lipid-binding SYLF domain-containing protein translates to MKRFLAAICACMTLLSFSKAEAVEQDAIQILLEAEATARHVIGSKQYKELDEAFKNAVGVVIIPRLLKGGFILGAEYGNAVLLAKRQDGTWSYPAFYTIGGGSVGFQIGLKDSQMILVIRTHVGMEAILQDQFKAGAEAGVVVGMFGGSVEGAATTAMGADIVAFSLDRGLFGGGAIEGSVFAKRDDFNQTLYGQPVTPRQIVLENMVSDPAADNLRSTLSALEMQ
- the cbiB gene encoding adenosylcobinamide-phosphate synthase CbiB, which encodes MIGTDALISFETYDPLWLLLAALALDVYVGDMDRLFRIVKHPVVWIGDLISFLEKKLNRDSRSDLNRSIRGFVVVAFIVALCWVIGLAVAWLGQNYPFGWVLELFLTISLVAQRSLFMYVRRVGQALHKNGLSAGREAVSHIVGRDPDQLDEHGVARAAIESLAENFGDAVVAPVFWYVLFGFPGLLVYKAVNTMDSMIGHKSDRYKAFGFTAARLDDILNLIPARLAGVWICLGSLFIPTSSPWKSLKTMVRDARKHRSPNAGWPEGAMAGALDIALAGPRKYREGQVNDEWIGDGRARVVAKDIKRALQAYAVACILNAAFVAFIAII
- a CDS encoding cobyric acid synthase yields the protein MVHSPKALMFQGTGSDVGKSLLVAGLCRAYVRRGLKVAPFKPQNMSNNAAVTVEGGEIGRAQALQARACGLDLTVHMNPVLLKPQSDVGSQVVVQGEVLGNASARDYTKLKPSLMPKVLESFHKLGETADLILVEGAGSAAEVNLRASDIANMGFAEAADIPVILIGDIDRGGVIASIVGTHQLISESEKARTKGYLINKFRGDVSLFNSALDIIEETCDQACFGVVPFFPKAKLLPDEDAMSLDNRKKASVEKPIKIMVPRFSRIANFDDLDPLRAEADVQVEIIEAGQALPGDADLVLLPGSKATLADLSFVKEQGWDIDIKAHVRRGGQVVGLCGGYQMLGQEVKDPDGIEGNIKSMTGLGLLPLETVMKGPKTLRETSGVCLENDHLVKGYEMHMGVSEALSPTKPWLELDGKTEGHVSECGLVRGTYLHGVFSSDEFRHDFLKSLRQDRVASLSYEQQVDEVLDKLADHLEEYCDLDGLLALA
- a CDS encoding D-sedoheptulose 7-phosphate isomerase, with the translated sequence MEFECKALNAMDLKALFESELDRHETALNQTRQQLATPFTQWVELAISCLKQDGKIIFFGNGGSASDAQHLATELTVRYVKNRQALAALALTTDTSSLTAIGNDFGFEYLFSRQIEALCRPNDLVIGISTSGTSPNVIKALKAAQKIGAKTVGMGGRSGGDLPALCDISLIVPHEETARIQEMHITLGHAFCQALENEFGN